One window from the genome of Malus domestica chromosome 01, GDT2T_hap1 encodes:
- the LOC103432702 gene encoding uncharacterized protein isoform X2, whose amino-acid sequence MNAESVTLLLVNLASIMQRADESLLPGVYKEVGATLHTDPTGLGSLTLFRSIVQSSCYPLAAYLSMRHNRARVIALGAFLWAAATFLVGFSSTFLQVAVSRGLNGIGLAIVTPAIQSLVADSTDESNRGTAFGWLQLTGNIGSIIGGLCSVLIASTSFMGIPGWRIAFHLVGLISVIVGILVLLFANDPHYIESSGRAKDIIPHKPFSSEMKDLVKEAKSVIRIPSFQILIAQGVFGSFPWSGLSFAPLWLELIGFSHKETAVLWTIFIIGGSLGSLFGGIMGDTLAKPFPNAGRIVLSQISAGSAIPFAAILLLVLPDDPTTGFSHGLVLFVMGWFTSWNAPATNNWFTVPYLPR is encoded by the exons ATGAACGCAGAGTCGGTGACATTGCTGTTAGTAAATCTGGCAAGTATTATGCAGAGAGCCGATGAGTCATTGCTGCCAGGGGTGTACAAAGAAGTTGGGGCGACTCTCCACACCGACCCGACTGGGTTGGGGTCGCTTACTCTGTTTAGATCCATCGTTCAATCCTCCTGCTACCCACTCGCTGCTTACCTCTCCATGCGTCACAACCGAGCCCGTGTCATTGCTCTTGGCGCCTTTCTTTGGGCTGCTGCCACCTTCCTTGTTGGCTTCTCTTCCACTTTCCttcag GTGGCTGTTTCAAGAGGTTTAAATGGAATTGGACTTGCCATTGTCACTCCTGCTATTCAGTCTCTTGTTGCCGACTCAACTGATGAGAGCAACCGTGGTACAGCATTTGGATGGTTACAACTAACAGGAAACATTGGCTCCATAATTGGCGGTCTTTGTTCTGTACTAATAGCGTCCACTTCGTTCATGGGCATACCTGGTTGGAGAATTGCATTCCATTTGGTTGGTCTCATTAGTGTCATAGTCGGTATATTGGTTCTCCTTTTTGCCAATGATCCGCACTACATAGAGAGCAGCGGTAGAGCCAAAGATATAATTCCACATAAGCCTTTTTCATCAGAAATGAAAGATCTGGTTAAAGAAGCAAAGTCAGTTATTAGAATCCCATCTTTTCAAATTCTCATTGCTCAGGGTGTCTTTGGATCATTCCCCTGGTCAGGTTTGTCATTTGCTCCTTTGTGGTTAGAACTTATTGGTTTCTCGCACAAAGAAACGGCAGTTCTTTGGACCATATTTATTATTGGTGGATCACTTGGAAGTCTCTTTGGAGGAATCATGGGGGATACCCTTGCAAAACCCTTTCCCAATGCTGGGAGGATAGTTCTTTCACAGATAAGTGCCGGTTCAGCCATTCCTTTTGCTGCTATTTTGCTACTGGTGTTGCCTGATGACCCAACAACAGGCTTCTCACACGGGCTGGTCTTGTTCGTCATGGGATGGTTTACTTCCTGGAATGCTCCAGCAACTAACAA CTGGTTCACAGTCCCATATTTGCCGAGATAG
- the LOC103432702 gene encoding uncharacterized protein isoform X1 yields MNAESVTLLLVNLASIMQRADESLLPGVYKEVGATLHTDPTGLGSLTLFRSIVQSSCYPLAAYLSMRHNRARVIALGAFLWAAATFLVGFSSTFLQVAVSRGLNGIGLAIVTPAIQSLVADSTDESNRGTAFGWLQLTGNIGSIIGGLCSVLIASTSFMGIPGWRIAFHLVGLISVIVGILVLLFANDPHYIESSGRAKDIIPHKPFSSEMKDLVKEAKSVIRIPSFQILIAQGVFGSFPWSGLSFAPLWLELIGFSHKETAVLWTIFIIGGSLGSLFGGIMGDTLAKPFPNAGRIVLSQISAGSAIPFAAILLLVLPDDPTTGFSHGLVLFVMGWFTSWNAPATNNPIFAEIVPERSRTSIYALDQSFESILSSFAPPIVGLLAQHVYGFKPVPKGSSDSVEVETDRENAASLAKALYTAMGIPMTLCVFIYSFLYCTYPRDRDRARMQALAESEMQQLETNCSPSRGEYSEVHVSESKIPNGNEKSEIDIEYGLEEVIDLDDNDEKSLLSDHQTFSNLKE; encoded by the exons ATGAACGCAGAGTCGGTGACATTGCTGTTAGTAAATCTGGCAAGTATTATGCAGAGAGCCGATGAGTCATTGCTGCCAGGGGTGTACAAAGAAGTTGGGGCGACTCTCCACACCGACCCGACTGGGTTGGGGTCGCTTACTCTGTTTAGATCCATCGTTCAATCCTCCTGCTACCCACTCGCTGCTTACCTCTCCATGCGTCACAACCGAGCCCGTGTCATTGCTCTTGGCGCCTTTCTTTGGGCTGCTGCCACCTTCCTTGTTGGCTTCTCTTCCACTTTCCttcag GTGGCTGTTTCAAGAGGTTTAAATGGAATTGGACTTGCCATTGTCACTCCTGCTATTCAGTCTCTTGTTGCCGACTCAACTGATGAGAGCAACCGTGGTACAGCATTTGGATGGTTACAACTAACAGGAAACATTGGCTCCATAATTGGCGGTCTTTGTTCTGTACTAATAGCGTCCACTTCGTTCATGGGCATACCTGGTTGGAGAATTGCATTCCATTTGGTTGGTCTCATTAGTGTCATAGTCGGTATATTGGTTCTCCTTTTTGCCAATGATCCGCACTACATAGAGAGCAGCGGTAGAGCCAAAGATATAATTCCACATAAGCCTTTTTCATCAGAAATGAAAGATCTGGTTAAAGAAGCAAAGTCAGTTATTAGAATCCCATCTTTTCAAATTCTCATTGCTCAGGGTGTCTTTGGATCATTCCCCTGGTCAGGTTTGTCATTTGCTCCTTTGTGGTTAGAACTTATTGGTTTCTCGCACAAAGAAACGGCAGTTCTTTGGACCATATTTATTATTGGTGGATCACTTGGAAGTCTCTTTGGAGGAATCATGGGGGATACCCTTGCAAAACCCTTTCCCAATGCTGGGAGGATAGTTCTTTCACAGATAAGTGCCGGTTCAGCCATTCCTTTTGCTGCTATTTTGCTACTGGTGTTGCCTGATGACCCAACAACAGGCTTCTCACACGGGCTGGTCTTGTTCGTCATGGGATGGTTTACTTCCTGGAATGCTCCAGCAACTAACAA TCCCATATTTGCCGAGATAGTCCCTGAGAGGTCTCGTACCAGCATATATGCTTTGGATCAATCATTCGAGTCCATCCTATCATCATTTGCTCCCCCGATAGTAGGACTTTTGGCGCAGCACGTTTATGGTTTTAAGCCAGTTCCTAAAGGATCATCAGATTCTGTAGAGGTTGAAACAGATAGAGAAAACGCTGCATCACTTGCCAAGGCACTCTACACAGCAATGGGCATTCCGATGACACTCTGCGTTTTTATCTACTCCTTCCTTTACTGCACATACCCCAGAGACAGAGACCGGGCTAGAATGCAAGCATTAGCAGAATCCGAAATGCAGCAGCTGGAAACGAATTGTTCCCCTTCACGAGGAGAATACTCTGAAGTTCATGTTTCAGAATCAAAAATACCAAATGGAAATGAAAAAAGCGAAATTGACATCGAATATGGATTAGAGGAGGTCATTGATTTGGATGATAATGATGAGAAGTCCCTTCTTTCCGATCATCAAACATTCTCAAATCTGAAAGAATAG